In a genomic window of Verrucomicrobiia bacterium:
- a CDS encoding penicillin-binding protein activator LpoB produces MMQRFLPGLAPVALAALVGGCASGVQNPSGVPVTVLKADEQGFITGSGIESQDLVAITDRMARSLLSNSEIRDFQPAPPRVVLLPVENDTRFPINKDLFTTRIRALLNSQANGRIRFLARDRMTALEQERALKQEGKVTANADPFLQEFKGADFFLTGRLQGLSTQARGGVSDYVLYTFQLIDPRTSEILWEDSAEVKKQSVEDAAYR; encoded by the coding sequence ATGATGCAACGGTTTCTCCCCGGGCTGGCACCGGTGGCGCTCGCCGCGCTGGTGGGTGGTTGCGCCTCGGGAGTCCAAAATCCGTCCGGGGTTCCGGTGACGGTACTGAAGGCGGATGAGCAGGGGTTCATCACGGGCTCGGGCATTGAATCCCAGGACCTCGTCGCCATCACGGACCGGATGGCCCGCAGCCTCCTCTCCAATTCCGAGATCCGGGACTTCCAACCGGCCCCGCCCCGCGTGGTCCTGTTGCCCGTCGAGAACGACACCCGGTTTCCAATTAACAAGGACCTGTTCACCACCCGCATCCGCGCGCTGTTGAACAGCCAGGCGAACGGACGCATCCGCTTCCTGGCGCGCGACCGGATGACGGCTCTTGAGCAGGAGCGGGCCTTGAAACAGGAGGGCAAGGTAACGGCCAATGCGGACCCGTTCCTCCAGGAGTTCAAGGGAGCTGATTTCTTTCTCACCGGTCGCCTGCAGGGGCTCAGTACCCAGGCCAGAGGCGGTGTGAGCGATTACGTGTTGTACACCTTCCAACTGATTGACCCGCGAACGAGTGAGATTCTCTGGGAGGATTCCGCCGAGGTAAAAAAGCAGTCGGTGGAGGATGCGGCCTACCGGTGA
- the hisF gene encoding imidazole glycerol phosphate synthase subunit HisF, with protein MLARRVIPCLDVHDGHVTRGVQFGRAEAGGLRIVGDPVELAMRYNEQGADEMVFFDITASAHGRSTMVEVIERTADRCFMPLTVGGGIRSVEDMGTMLHAGADKVSLNSAALAAPGLIRAGAAKFGSQCIVVSMDARRVGTDHWEVFSRGGREPTGREAVSWAREAVGLGAGELVVNSIDADGTRQGFDIEITRRVSEAVGVPVVASGGAGSLEHLAEVLIAGRADAVLAASIFHFGDLTVGQVKEYLAGRGLPVRRLPG; from the coding sequence ATGCTGGCCCGGCGGGTGATCCCCTGTCTTGACGTGCATGACGGCCATGTGACCCGCGGGGTTCAATTTGGCCGTGCGGAAGCGGGCGGCCTCAGAATTGTCGGCGATCCCGTCGAGCTCGCCATGCGGTATAATGAGCAGGGCGCCGACGAGATGGTGTTCTTCGACATCACCGCGAGCGCGCATGGGCGAAGCACCATGGTGGAGGTCATTGAGCGAACCGCCGACCGTTGCTTCATGCCGCTGACCGTTGGCGGGGGTATCCGGTCCGTGGAGGACATGGGAACCATGCTCCACGCGGGGGCGGACAAGGTGAGTCTCAACTCCGCCGCCCTGGCGGCACCCGGGCTGATCCGCGCCGGCGCCGCAAAGTTTGGCAGCCAGTGCATTGTCGTCTCGATGGATGCCCGGCGCGTCGGGACGGATCACTGGGAGGTGTTTTCCCGCGGCGGACGCGAGCCGACCGGTCGCGAAGCCGTGTCGTGGGCCCGTGAGGCGGTCGGGCTGGGCGCCGGGGAGCTGGTGGTGAACTCCATTGATGCCGATGGCACGCGCCAGGGATTTGACATCGAGATCACCCGCAGGGTGAGCGAGGCGGTCGGCGTGCCGGTGGTGGCCAGTGGCGGGGCGGGGAGCCTCGAGCATCTGGCCGAGGTGCTCATCGCGGGACGGGCGGACGCGGTGCTGGCAGCGAGCATCTTTCATTTCGGGGATTTGACCGTGGGCCAGGTGAAGGAGTATCTCGCCGGTCGCGGCCTCCCGGTCCGCCGCCTCCCCGGCTGA
- a CDS encoding carboxypeptidase regulatory-like domain-containing protein, with amino-acid sequence MKRLLGTGSSAAIAAVLGGARLAAATAVEVGPAATHLLPRGKEADGIVGDFVLRNDLVEATVSHNASLRRANMSTFYGTNGITPGCLYDLGLRGHANDQLVIFAPLAQQGPVSYVRVDRHGDGGAAVVETVVSAPGNEGLHKRHAYHLEDGMQGILIASTVRNEGMQSLTNRLDDRWTRFASSGEVDGIVWADAEDPADRAGYAYAWLPVADGPKRGEEWVLQPGEELEVVRFLAVGRSPAEAAGVVAARLGPVGRLQASVRDASGEPVPTARFRIPWGAGSVPAYPDHDGTLDLALPPGTYEVEVSDIGRPAVKRRVTIGTNQAAVVEVAMEAAAMARFDIRDEFETSIPCKVQFLGIGDTPSPNLGPKLRAHGCADQYHSERGDFRVQLPPGAYRIVVTRGPEFGHLEQEILLEPGGTVAVAGVLRRLVDTSGWVSCDYHNHTTESGDNTCGVRDRLINLAAEHIEFAPTTEHNRFFDWGPHIEALGLAPFLKTVPGVELTGSGQHMNSFPFEPVPHRQDNGAPMWNRDPRITAITLRGWQGGEPLRWIQLNHPDLAEDFNDRDGDGEPDGGFAGLDRLVDALETQNFVNDDLLAEAPMRIVRGAAGRESVRQVWEFIWLQLLNRGTRLWATAVADAHAVHGNGAGGWRVYLPSSSDDPARIDWRENVRNARAGRGIVTSGPFLQVACEDGTQPGDTTMQPGMFHLHVRVQCTDWMDINRVQVLVNGRQRPDLNFTRASHPEWFGNGVVRFDRRLPIRLSEDAHLIVVAVGEGLNLQKGFGTSDQAGLRPCAYNNPIFVDVDGDGFKPNGDLLGWPLPTGKRDVDTVRAALVAAGLNPETARR; translated from the coding sequence ATGAAACGACTCTTGGGGACCGGATCCAGTGCGGCGATTGCCGCGGTTCTTGGCGGTGCGCGACTTGCGGCGGCCACCGCGGTCGAGGTCGGTCCGGCGGCCACCCATCTCCTGCCGCGCGGCAAGGAAGCCGACGGCATCGTGGGCGACTTTGTGCTGCGCAACGACCTGGTGGAGGCGACCGTTTCGCACAACGCGTCCCTGCGCCGGGCCAACATGAGCACGTTCTATGGGACCAATGGCATCACGCCCGGCTGCCTGTATGACCTCGGGCTCCGCGGGCACGCCAACGATCAACTCGTCATCTTCGCGCCGCTCGCCCAGCAGGGCCCGGTCTCGTATGTGCGTGTGGATCGCCACGGCGACGGGGGCGCGGCCGTGGTTGAGACGGTGGTTTCGGCGCCCGGCAACGAGGGCCTCCACAAGCGCCATGCCTATCACCTCGAAGACGGCATGCAGGGAATCCTGATCGCCTCGACGGTTCGCAACGAGGGGATGCAGAGCCTGACCAATCGTCTCGACGACCGGTGGACCCGGTTTGCGTCGTCCGGAGAAGTGGATGGGATCGTGTGGGCGGATGCCGAGGATCCCGCGGATCGGGCCGGGTACGCTTACGCGTGGCTGCCGGTGGCCGATGGTCCCAAACGTGGTGAGGAGTGGGTGTTGCAGCCCGGGGAAGAACTGGAAGTGGTGCGGTTCCTGGCCGTCGGGCGTTCACCTGCGGAGGCTGCCGGAGTGGTTGCGGCACGACTGGGACCTGTTGGGAGGCTCCAGGCATCGGTGCGCGATGCTTCCGGGGAGCCGGTTCCCACCGCACGGTTCCGCATTCCCTGGGGCGCGGGAAGTGTTCCAGCGTACCCCGATCACGACGGCACCCTTGACCTGGCGCTGCCTCCCGGCACTTATGAGGTCGAAGTGTCGGACATCGGCCGTCCGGCAGTGAAGCGCCGGGTCACGATTGGAACGAACCAGGCGGCCGTCGTGGAGGTCGCAATGGAGGCCGCCGCGATGGCGCGTTTTGACATTCGGGACGAGTTTGAAACCTCAATCCCCTGCAAGGTGCAATTCCTCGGGATCGGCGATACGCCGTCCCCCAATCTTGGTCCGAAGCTCCGTGCGCACGGCTGTGCGGATCAATATCACAGCGAACGGGGCGACTTCCGGGTCCAACTTCCGCCGGGCGCCTACCGGATCGTGGTGACCCGCGGCCCGGAGTTCGGGCATCTCGAACAGGAGATTCTGCTGGAACCAGGCGGGACCGTTGCCGTCGCCGGAGTTCTGCGGCGTCTGGTGGACACCTCGGGCTGGGTGAGCTGTGACTACCACAACCACACCACCGAGAGCGGCGACAACACCTGTGGCGTGCGGGACCGGTTGATCAACCTGGCTGCCGAGCACATCGAGTTCGCCCCCACGACCGAGCACAACCGGTTCTTTGACTGGGGGCCCCACATCGAGGCGTTGGGTCTGGCCCCGTTTCTGAAGACGGTTCCCGGGGTCGAGTTGACCGGATCCGGCCAGCATATGAATTCATTTCCCTTTGAGCCGGTGCCGCACCGTCAGGACAACGGCGCGCCGATGTGGAATCGAGACCCGCGCATCACGGCAATCACCCTTCGCGGATGGCAGGGCGGGGAGCCGCTGCGATGGATCCAGTTGAACCACCCGGACCTGGCGGAGGACTTCAATGACCGGGACGGTGACGGCGAACCGGATGGCGGATTTGCCGGACTCGACCGCCTGGTGGATGCCCTCGAGACTCAGAATTTTGTGAATGACGACCTGCTGGCAGAAGCGCCGATGCGGATCGTCCGCGGTGCCGCCGGCCGGGAGTCGGTCCGCCAGGTCTGGGAATTCATCTGGCTTCAATTGCTCAATCGTGGCACGCGGCTCTGGGCCACTGCAGTCGCGGATGCCCATGCGGTTCACGGCAATGGCGCAGGGGGGTGGCGCGTCTATCTGCCCAGTTCCAGTGATGATCCCGCGCGGATTGACTGGCGGGAGAATGTTCGCAACGCACGCGCCGGACGCGGCATCGTGACGTCGGGTCCATTTCTCCAAGTGGCTTGCGAGGATGGCACCCAACCCGGCGACACCACGATGCAGCCCGGCATGTTTCACCTCCACGTGCGGGTGCAGTGCACCGACTGGATGGACATCAACCGGGTTCAGGTCCTGGTGAATGGACGGCAGCGTCCTGACCTTAACTTCACCCGGGCCAGCCACCCCGAATGGTTCGGGAACGGGGTGGTGCGGTTTGACCGCAGGCTACCGATCCGGTTGAGCGAGGACGCGCACCTGATCGTTGTGGCGGTTGGAGAGGGACTCAACCTGCAGAAGGGATTCGGGACCAGCGATCAGGCCGGACTCCGGCCGTGCGCGTACAACAATCCCATTTTTGTGGATGTGGATGGGGACGGTTTCAAGCCCAACGGTGACCTGCTGGGGTGGCCTCTGCCGACCGGAAAGCGCGATGTGGATACGGTTCGGGCGGCGCTGGTTGCCGCAGGACTGAACCCCGAAACAGCCCGACGCTGA
- the hisI gene encoding phosphoribosyl-AMP cyclohydrolase: MNLLNSVKWSADGLIPAIIQDHATGRVLMMAWMNRAALERTLQSRQTWFWSRSRGKFWMKGETSGHVQEVQDVSVDCDGDTLLIQVKQTGAACHEGYRSCFFRSVGAADGTLLVTESRLADPGTIYSKPSGT, translated from the coding sequence GTGAACCTGCTGAACTCAGTTAAGTGGAGCGCCGACGGCCTGATCCCGGCCATCATTCAGGACCATGCCACGGGGCGTGTCCTGATGATGGCCTGGATGAACCGTGCGGCGCTGGAACGGACGCTGCAAAGCCGTCAGACCTGGTTCTGGAGCCGGTCCCGCGGCAAATTCTGGATGAAGGGGGAAACCAGCGGACACGTGCAGGAGGTGCAGGACGTATCAGTGGACTGTGACGGTGACACGCTGTTGATCCAGGTGAAGCAGACGGGTGCGGCCTGTCACGAGGGGTACCGGAGCTGTTTCTTTCGCAGCGTCGGCGCTGCGGACGGGACGTTGCTGGTCACCGAGTCCCGGCTGGCCGATCCGGGCACAATTTACTCCAAGCCCTCAGGAACCTGA
- a CDS encoding alkaline phosphatase family protein: MLSLAAWRGGAAELKTRNVIFISTDGLRWEEVFRGAEELLLSKEWGGINDTNRVRREWWRPTPEERREVLFPFLWGVVAQQGQLFGNRDAGSEVRVTNGRNFSYPGYNEFLTGRADPAIDSNDKVLNANTNVIEWIGGQPGFEGRVAAAVNWEVLPWILNAPRGGFPVWSGFDVPPGTQRMTVPSLLTDLAEHSLTVWQGVLLDTFVRGAALHALETLKPRVLYVSYGETDDWAHEGNYERYLRAAVNFDRFLGDLWTACQSLPEYRDRTSLVITTDHGRGPSPVAWKSHGREIPGSVFMWMAVLGPDTAPLGERRNVAPVTQSQAAATVAALLGLDFRSLDDRIAPPVVDVVGR; this comes from the coding sequence ATGCTGTCCCTTGCTGCCTGGCGGGGCGGAGCTGCCGAGTTAAAGACCCGAAACGTGATTTTTATCAGCACCGACGGCCTTCGATGGGAGGAAGTGTTCCGGGGGGCCGAGGAGCTGCTGCTCAGCAAGGAGTGGGGCGGGATCAACGATACCAACCGGGTTCGCCGGGAGTGGTGGCGACCGACCCCGGAGGAGCGCCGCGAGGTGCTCTTCCCCTTCCTTTGGGGGGTGGTGGCGCAGCAGGGGCAGTTGTTTGGAAACCGGGATGCGGGCAGCGAAGTGCGCGTCACCAACGGACGCAACTTCTCCTATCCGGGCTACAACGAGTTCCTGACGGGGCGGGCCGATCCGGCCATTGACAGCAACGACAAGGTGCTGAACGCAAACACCAATGTCATCGAGTGGATCGGCGGTCAGCCGGGGTTTGAAGGGCGCGTGGCCGCCGCGGTGAACTGGGAGGTGCTGCCGTGGATCCTTAATGCCCCACGCGGCGGGTTTCCCGTGTGGAGCGGTTTCGACGTTCCTCCAGGAACCCAACGGATGACCGTGCCTTCGTTGCTCACCGATCTGGCGGAGCACAGCCTGACCGTCTGGCAGGGTGTCCTGCTCGACACCTTCGTCCGCGGCGCCGCTTTGCACGCGCTGGAAACCCTCAAGCCGAGGGTGCTCTACGTATCCTACGGCGAGACGGACGACTGGGCCCATGAGGGCAACTATGAACGCTACCTTCGCGCCGCCGTGAATTTCGACCGGTTCCTTGGCGATCTATGGACGGCCTGCCAGTCGCTTCCGGAGTACCGCGACCGAACCTCCCTGGTGATCACGACCGATCATGGACGCGGCCCGTCGCCCGTGGCTTGGAAAAGTCATGGGCGGGAGATTCCCGGCTCCGTCTTCATGTGGATGGCAGTGCTCGGTCCCGACACCGCACCCCTCGGGGAGCGCCGCAATGTGGCGCCCGTCACCCAATCCCAGGCGGCGGCCACGGTGGCCGCACTGCTGGGACTGGATTTCCGGAGCCTCGATGACCGGATTGCGCCGCCGGTGGTGGATGTGGTGGGTCGTTGA
- a CDS encoding YcfL family protein, translated as MNRRTTGIVLLSLLAAALAGCSSHQGPYPPKGAEAAAWAKTGQFQLMDPGARKSVTTLGLQESRLDDGRLKVSCIVLNLENRRIQVQAQCVFKDASGFSTGDETPWENVILTENSTETLTFTSLNPLASAYAVRIRQAR; from the coding sequence GTGAACCGCCGCACCACCGGAATCGTCCTGCTGAGCCTCCTCGCAGCAGCCCTTGCCGGCTGCTCCAGTCACCAGGGACCGTACCCGCCAAAGGGGGCTGAGGCCGCGGCTTGGGCGAAGACCGGGCAGTTTCAGCTCATGGACCCGGGCGCCCGGAAATCCGTAACCACCCTGGGCCTTCAGGAGTCCCGCCTGGACGACGGCCGGCTCAAGGTCTCCTGCATCGTGCTCAACTTGGAGAACCGGCGGATCCAGGTCCAGGCACAATGCGTCTTCAAGGACGCCTCAGGCTTCTCCACCGGGGACGAAACCCCGTGGGAAAACGTCATCCTGACCGAGAATTCCACCGAGACTCTCACCTTCACCTCTCTAAATCCTCTGGCCTCCGCGTACGCCGTACGCATTCGCCAGGCCCGCTGA